The Mucilaginibacter gracilis genomic interval CTTTATCTTATTTACTTTTTATCAATTCTTCTAAAAACTTATCCGACACCTCAATAGCTGCCGCAATATCTTTCAACTCGGCATTCTCCAAAGGGTTATGGCTGATGCCTTTATAACACCGCACAAACAACATGCTTACCGGCGAAACCTGCGATATAGGCACGGCATCGTGCCCTGCACCGCTAACCAGTTTAACCGTTTCAATGTTTGATGCCGAAATAGCTTTTTCGAGCAATTTGCTTAATCCTTCATCGCAGGTTACGGGTTGGGTTTCCTGTATCAAATTCCAGTTTAATGTTATTTTGCGTTTATCGGCAATCAACTGGCACAGGTCTTTAACAGTTTGGTAGGCAATAATTAATTGGCGTTCGTCGGCGCTGCGCAAATCCAAACTGCAAATTACCTTGCCAGGAATAACGTTGCTGGCGGAGTTCACCACATCTAATTTACCAACGGTAGCAACCAGGCTGTTTTTGTTTTCTAAGGCAAATTTTTCTAAAGCCAGCACAAAATCGGCAGCGGCGCACAAGGCATCGGCTCGCATATCCATTGGCACTGTACCTGCATGTCCGGCCATCCCGGTAAAGGTAATTTCAACACGTTTTTGCCCCGCTATGGCGGTAACTATGGCTACGGGTATGTTGTTTTCGTACAAAACAGGGCCCTGTTCTATGTGTATTTCAAAATAGCCCAGCCAATTTTGGGGTTCAATAGCATCGCCGGGTAGCAATTGGGCCTTGCCGCCAATTAATTCAATTACCGAATTTAAAGTTATACCGCCTTTATCCGTTTTAGATAATAAGCCATCGTCAAACGAGCCGGCTACAACCTTGCTGCCCAGGTACGTGGTATGGTACCGCACTCCTTCCTCGTCGCTAAAAGCTATCAGTTCAATATTAAATGGCAGTTTAGTTTTAGATGCAATTAAATGTTCAACAATATCCAAACCCACTAACACGCCAAGCGGGCCATCAAACTTGCCAGCATTAACCACCGTATCAATATGCGACGCGATAACGAAAGTTTTAGCATCAGGATTATCACTTTTTAAGAAAGCCCGAACGTTGCCAATATTATCTACCCGCCCTGGTAACCTGGCTTCCATCATCCATTGCGCAACTAAGGCAACGCCAAACATAAATTTGTCGGTACCAAAAGTACGGGTAATGCCATCTTCGTCCTCGCTAATAGCGGCAAGCTGGTTAATTCGCAAAAGTATTTTTTCGGCGCGGCTGGTGTAATTAGTCATTTCCTAAAACTATCTGTCCTTGGTTTAATTTAATGTTTCCTTTATCAAAAACCTTAACGCCCGCAATATACGTTTGTTCAACCACGCCAAATAAGGTTTCGCCCAAATATGGCGTAACCTTATGCTTATGATAAATCATATCCTCTGTTAACTTAAACGAAGCTTCTGCATCCCAAATAACAAGGTCGGCATCATATCCCTTAGCTAATTTGCCTTTGCTACCGGCTTTACCAATTAGTTTCGCCGGGTTTTCTGATAGCCATTTTGCTACATCCATAACGGTGCAATTGCGTTGTTTAGCCGCTGTCCATAAAACAGGCAACGCAAACTGTAACGACGATATACCACCCCAGGCTTTAATAAAATCGCCGCTTTGCATCTGTTTCAAATCGGGCGGGGCGGGGGAGTGGTCGGTAGCCACAAAGTCAATAACACCGCTTTTTAGGGCTTCCCACAGTAAATCGTTGTTATCTTTTTCACGTATCGGCGGGGCGCATTTAAATTGTGTTTGCCCGTTCTTAATATCTTCAGCCGCAAAATATAAATAATGCTGCCCGGTTTCTACAGTTAAGGATAAACCCCTTTTTTTTGCTTCGGCTATTTGGCCGATGGAATTTGACGACGATAAATGAACGATATGTACCCGGCAATTAAATTCTTCGCATAGGCGTATCATCAAACTCACGGCATCATCTTCCCAATATTTTGGCCGCGATGCGAGGTAATCCGTGTAAGATAGCGGGTCTTGATCGGTTACTTTAAAATCATCCGTCAATTCGCAGTGTACCAACAGTGGTAAGTTATATTTTGCGATGATTGGCATTGCTTTGCGCAGATCATCTTCGGTTGCGTTCGGGAAATCGTCAATACCCGAATGGGTTAAAAATGCTTTAAAGCCTAACACACCTTTTTTAATAAGCGGTTCTATTTGGTGCGAATTACCCGGCACAATGCCACCCCAAAAACCTACATTGGTATGTAATTGATTTTTTGCTGCGGCCAGCTTTTGCTCAAATGCCTCAACACTTGTGGTAACCGGTGCCGAGTTAAGGGGCATATCAACCAAAGTTGTTAAACCGCCTGCAATTGCGGCGTGGGTGGCCGTATTAAAACCTTCCCAATCGGTACGGCCAGGTTCGTTTATATGGATGTGCGGGTCAATTACCCCGGCCATTACAATTTTATCGCCAACGTCTATTACCCGTAAATTGGTATTATAATCAGCCGGTAAAACATCAGTTATAAGCCCTTTTTCAATCAGTATCAAGCCGTTAACCACACCCTCCGGTGTGATTATATTTGTAGATTTAATTGCAAATTGGCTCATTTTGTGTAAAAAAAGTTAAAATTCCTATAAATTACTGCAAAAACAGTTTAGAAATTTCTAAATTGCTAATCTTTTAACAATAATCAAAACTAATTATAATGAATATCAAATTAGGTAAAAACGCTTACGGAAAAAATGCAGTTAACTTGTCGAAAATTATTCGCCATGCCGATTATCATGAGTTTAGGCAAATTTCGGTAAGTGTGGCCCTCGAAGGTGATTTTGAAACCGCACACACACTTGGCGACAACTCTAAAATTTTAGCTACCGATACGCAAAAAAACACGGTATACGTATTGGCTAAGGAACATTTTACAGATGGTATTGAAGATTTTGCCTTATACCTTTCCGCTTATTTTTTAAATAATAACCCGCAGGTAACGCGTACCAATATCGAAATTATTGAACACCCGTATCAGCGCATGGCCTTTAACGGCGATACCCACCCGCATGCGTATATTGGCGGCGGCAGCGAAAAGCATACCACAAGCATTGTGCAGGACGCCGATGGCCTTGTTATTACTGCCGGTATTAAAGATTTGTTGATATTAAAAACTACCGATTCGGGTTTTGAAGGTTATATTAAAGAGCAATACACCAGTTTAAAAGAAACTGCCGACCGTATACTGGCCACGCAATGCCAGGCCACCTGGACCTACAACAGTACATCGCTTAATTTTACGCAATTATTTGGCCAAATACGCACAACGCTGTTAAAAACCTTTGCCTTCCACAAAAGCCTTTCGGTGCAGCAAACATTATATGCTATGGGCGAAGCTGTTTTGCAAACCTACCCCGAGGTAACCGAGATTAGTTTAGTTATGCCTAACAAACACCATATTCCGTTTAATCTCGATCAGTTTGGTATGGATAATAAAAACGAGATATTTATAGCAACCGACGAACCATTTGGTTACATAACAGGCACGGTGGTAAGGGGGTAAAAAGGGGCTATGCAAATGGCATTTTTAATGTCGGGCATTTTGGTGATATTTGCAGCAATGAAGATACCCAAGTTCCAGGACCTGATCTTATTTGAAAATCCTGATATTATTGTTGTAAATAAACCGCCATTCATCAGTTCGTTAGATGAGCGCGAGGGAGGCGAGATTAATATGCTGCGCCTTGCCAAAAATTATTCGCCGGATGCGCAAGTATGCCATCGTTTAGATAAAGAAACCTCGGGAGCGTTAATTATAGCCAAAAACCCCGAGGCTTACCGCCTGGTTTCTATCCAGTTTGAAAAACGCCGCGTAAAAAAAATATACCATGCCATTATTGAGGGCACCCATGTATTTGAGGACCTGCAAATTGACTTGCCGATATTAAACGCCGGTAAAGGCAATGTAACCATCAGCCGCCAGGAAGGTAAACGCGCCGAAACCCATTTTCAGTCGTTAAAGTATTTTAAGCACTATACGTTGGTACAATGCAGGCCTGTTACCGGGCGCATGCACCAGATCCGGATTCACCTGGCCACGCAACGGGCATCCATTGCCGGCGACGAAATGTATAAAGGTAAACCTGTGTTTTTATCGGCCATAAAACGCGGCTACCGTTTAGGTAAAGAGCAGGAAGAGTTACCCATTATGAAACGTTTTGCCTTACATGCCTACGAGGTAACCTTTAAAATTAATGAGGTTGACGAAGTAACCATACACGCACCTTATCCAAAAGATTTTGAAACACTGCTAAAACTGTTGGAGAAATTTGATAGTTAAGCATACCATCATTTCTTCTGTAGTAATGCAGGTACAGGTATTCGTTCCAAATTTAATTTCGCTTTACGCGGATTTTTAGCTGTAAAAACCTATTTTTGGCTGCTCAATGGTTTTGCTTCCCGTTGACCATTTAAGCTTAAATATAATTTAAAAATGAAAGTTCTAAAATTTGGCGGAACATCTGTTGGCAGCCCCGAACGGATGAAAAAACTGCTGGATATTATCAATCCGGCAGAAAGGCAAATCGTGGTTTTATCTGCCGTTTCGGGCACAACTAACAGCTTGGTCGAAATTGGGCAGGCGTACCTTGCCGGCGATAAGTTGAAGGCCATGCAATTAATTGCACCGCTAAAGGTTAAGTACCAAAAATTTATTTCCGAATTGTTTAGCACCCCGGAGTTTTTAGAATCGGGCAAGGAAGTAATTGACTATCATTTTGGTTTATTAACCAACCTGGCTACCGATAACTTTACCACCATTGAAGATAAAATTGTATTGGCCCAGGGCGAACTGTTAAGCACAACCCTATACTATGTTTATTTACAGGAAATAGGTGTACCGGCAGTTTTATTACCGGCACTGGATTTTATGAAAATTGATGAGGATGGCGAACCTGTAATTGATTACATGACCGACCATATTACACCCTTGTTAAATCAACATCCCGATAATAAGTTGTTTATTACCCAGGGTTATATATGCCGAAACTCGTTTGGGGAGATTGATAACCTGCGCCGTGGCGGCAGCGATTACACGGCATCGTTAATAGGAGCAGCCATACGCAGCGAAGAGGTGCAAATTTGGACGGATATTGACGGTATGCACAATAACGACCCGCGTATAGTTAAAGGCACCAAACCAATTGCACAGCTATCGTTTGACGAAGCTGCCGAGTTAGCCTACTTTGGCGCAAAAATTTTGCATCCGCAGAGTGTATTTCCGGCACAAAAATATAAAATACCCGTTAGGCTGCTCAACACCATGGAGCCCAACGCACCGGGAACACTCATCAGTAACAGCAGCGATAAAGGCGAAATTAAATCAATAGCCGCAAAGGATAATATTACGGCTATCAAAATTCACTCCAGCCGCATGTTACTGGCCTATGGCTTTTTGCGCCGCGTTTTTGAAGTTTTTGAACGTTACAAAACGCCTATAGATATGATAACCACATCGGAGGTTGCGGTATCTGTCACAATAGATGATACTACCTATCTTGGCGACATTACCCGCGAGTTAAATATTTTTGGCACCGTTGAGGTTGATGTTAACCAAACCATAGTTTGCGTAGTTGGCGATTTTGGTGCCGAAACGCACGGCTATGCAGCCCGCGTACTCGAATCGGTTAAACACATACCTTTGCGCATGATATCGTATGGTGGCAGCAGCTACAATATCTCTATCCTCGTTAAAACAGCCGATAAAGTTGAAACTCTAAGGAGTTTACACAGCAGGTTGTTTTGAAGAGATGATGGTTCGTAGATCATGGTTCATGGTCGGGATGCTTGTCACAATATCTATAATAAAATAATTTTACACTATGGTTCCATGAACTATCAACCATGAACCATGAACAAAAAACAACATGTTCAACACCAATATCCTTACCCGTTTTAACAATTTAGAAACACCGTTTTATTATTACGATTTAGATTTGCTTGCTCAAACTTTGCAGGCTTGCGCCTATGCATCGGCGCAATATAACTTCCATGTGCATTACGCCATGAAAGCTAATTTTAATCCGAAAGTAATTGATAAAATACAATCGTACGGTTTTGGTGCCGATTGTGTGAGCGGTGGCGAGGTAAAGGCAGCTATTGAACATGGTTTTGATAAAGGCAAAGTGGTTTTTGCTGGTGTAGGTAAATCCGACAAGGAAATTAACGAGGCATTAGACAGGGAAATATTCTGTTTCAATGTAGAATCGGTGCAGGAGTTGCAAATCATTAACGATCTGGCTAAAGCCAAAAATAAAACAGCAAGTGTTGCCATACGCATTAACCCTAATGTTGATGCCCATACGCACCACTTTATAACAACCGGACTGGAAGAAAATAAATTTGGTGTAAACACCTGGGAACTGCCTGCCGTTGCCGAAGCTTTGGGCCAATTGCCTAATCTGCAATTTTTAGGCATTCATTTCCATATCGGTTCGCAAATTACAGATTTGAGTGTTTATAAAAACCTTTGCGTGCGCGTAAACGAATTGCAGCAATGGTTTGAAGAACGTAATTTGCCCATTAAAGTATTAAACCTTGGCGGTGGCTTAGGTGTTGATTATTATGAGCCCGACGAAAATCCTATCTGCGATTTTGCGAGCTATTTTAAAGTATTTAACGATTTTTTAAACGTGAAACCGGGCCAGGAGGTACACTTTGAACTGGGCCGTGCGCTGGTTGCGCAATCGGCATCGTTAGTGAGCCGCGTACTTTATGTAAAAAACGGCATTAAAAAGAATTTCCTGATACTGGATGCCGGGATGACTGAACTGATACGCCCAATGCTTTATCAGGCTTACCATGTGATAGAGAATTTGAGCGGGAAGGAGAGAGTCAAGAATCAAGAATCAGGAATCAAGAATGACGAGTCGGGAAAAGAAGTCTTGAGTCCTGAGTCTGGCATCTTGAGTCTTATCAAATACGACGTAGTAGGCCCTATCTGCGAAAGCACAGATTGTTTCAGAAAAGATGTTGAACTGCCCGAGTCATATCGCGGCGATATCATTGTTGTACGCACCGCAGGCGCCTACGGCGAGGTAATGGCATCAGGCTATAACCTGCGCGATAGAGTACAAAGCGTATACTCCGAATAATTTAAAAGCAATAACCAACACGTAAATTAACGTTAACAATGTTTTGCCTTTCTACCACAAAAAAATATTTACGCATTTGTACAAAAAAGCTTGCGCTGTAATTAATATTGTTGTATTCCGAGTTGTTGTAGTATGAATTGGTATAGTCGTTAAAATCGTGGTTGCCAAATGTTTTGCCTAAGTACCCCTTTACTGCATAATGTATTTGCGGGTTGTTGCGCCCGCGCCAGGCAACCTCGGTAGTTAAACCGCCGCTAAATAAGTTGTTGTTAATATCGGTATGGAAACCGGGCTGGCTCCTCACTGCTTTCCTAAAATCGGCATAATCGCCAAATTCGCTGCTGTAAGCCAAGTCTATCCCAATAATCCTTAAATCTACCTTATCATTCAGCGGGATAAAAAAATTAGCTGATGCATTGGCACCTAAACCTGCAAAAAATTTATTGTTAAAATAATTGGCTTCGGTTTTTTCTATCGACGTATTTTCGTAACTACCAGCAAAGCCAAATACGCCGTAGGCTAAGTTAATATTATCAAAGGTGTTAGCATGGTCTAAACGCAGCAAACCCATGTAGGTGTTATCCTTTAGGTCGATACCCGAACCTAAGCCTAACCCGCCCGATACGTAACTGGCCGACTTTGCCGAATCGGTATGCATGGGCTTTGCCAGGTAGGTTGAGTTATTGTTGTATAACGCCGGGGCGTAAAAATGATCGTTACAGCCCGAAATAAAAATAACTGTTATCAAAAGCGCTAAAGCATATATTTTTTTCATGCACAGGTTAAGTTTTACAAAGCTGAATATAAAACAAATTGCGCTTAAAAGCTAAGTTTTTTAAAATGGCACTTAACCTAATGGTAACATGTAATGCACAATAGCTTAAACATTTACATGTAGCTTTATGTTGAAAATAAAACATAAACGCCATGAGATCTTTCCTGAATTTATTTTTACTGCTCAACAAAATTAAGGAGCGTGTTTTTTTAAGAAGCATGCGCTCTTTGTATATGCACTAAAGCATTTTGCCCAATAGTGTTATTTACTATAGATTTTTATTCGGAAATTTGCGGTTGGGCTTAAATTAGCCTGCGCTAATATTTAATGAAAGCCGACTTATACAACCAGCCTGTTAACCGGGCCTTTTTTGGGGATAATTTTAATTGGGGCGTATCTACCGCTGCCCCGCAAATAGAGGGTGCATTGGCTATTGATGGTCGTGGTACTTCTATATGGGATGTATTTACCAAAAAGAAGGGCAAAGTTTTAAACGGCGATACTCCCGATATTGCCTGCGAGTTTTACGAGCGTTACCGCGAAGATATTGCGCTTATTAAAGAGCTTAACATCCCTAATTTTAGGTTTTCTATAGCCTGGCCACGTATTTTACCTAACGGAACGGGCGAGGTTAACCCCGCCGGAATAGCTTATTACAACCGCATTATTGATTTTTGCCTCGAATTAGGTATTGAGCCCTGGGTAACCATTTACCATTGGGATTTGCCTCATGAGCTTGAACTGAAAGGCGGCTGGACAAACCGCGAAATTGTAAACTGGTTTAGTAACTACGTAAAAATTTGCGCCAACGCCTTTGGCGACCGCGTAAAACACTGGATGGTAATGAACGAACCGGCTGTATTTACCGGTGCCGGTTATTTTTTAGGCATACATGCCCCTGGCCGCACAGGTATTAAAAACTTTTTACCTGCCGTACACCACGCCGTTTTATGCATGGCAGCAGGAGGTAAGCTATTGCGCCAACTATTGCCCGGCGCACAGATAGGCACAACTTTTTCGTGCTCGCACATCGAACCTTATTCTAATAAACCTAAGGATGTTGCTGCAGCGGCGCGCGCTGATGTATTTTTTAACCGCATATTTATTGAAGCTGTATCGAGCATGGGTTACCCCGAAGATATTAAAGTACTTAGCCGTATAAAGCAATACATGCTGCCCGGCGATGAGCATTTAATGAATTTTGAGTTTGATTTTATCGGCCTCCAAAACTACACCCGCGAAATTGTAAAAGCCTCGCTATTTGTACCCTATATAGGTGCGCGCCTGGTTAAAGCCCAGCACAGAAATGTGCAGTTAACCGATATGAAATGGGAAGTTTACCCCCCGGCCATTTACGAGGTTATCAAAAAATTTGATGCTTACCCCTTTGTGAAAAAAATCATCATTACCGAGAATGGTTCCGCTTTCCCGGATGAGGTAAAGGATGGTAGGGTAGATGACCCTCTGAGGTTAAAATATCTGCAAAACCACATCAACCAGGTGCTCCGGGCCAAAAACGACGGCTGCAAAGTAGCAGGTTATTTTATCTGGACCTTAACCGATAACTTTGAATGGGCCGAAGGTTATCACCCGCGCTTCGGCATCATCCACATCGATTTTAAAACCCAAAAACGCACCATCAAAAATTCGGGACTGTGGTACGGGAAGTTTTTAGCACCCTGATTGATGATTTATTAAAATCATCAAAAAAAACAAACATCACCATTGCGAGGCACGAAGCAATTTCTAAGCTATACAGAACGGCTTTGTGGGTCCGTTTGTCCTGCGCAAAGATTGCTTCGTGCCTCTATACGGGCGAATTAAGCAATATACCAAACCCCAATAGTCCAGGTTATCATTTTAAATTCTACAGCAAAGCCACCAAACCTGTCCAACCGGTTTGGTGGCTTGCGCCTAAGCCTTTGCCGTTATCGCCATTAAAATACTCGTGAAATAAAATATAATCCTTAAAATGAGGGTCGTGGTTTAGCTTTGGATGGCCGCCAAATACAGGCCGCTCGCCGCTTTCGTTCTTTAAAAAAATTGATTTTATACGCTTGCTCAAAAAGCCCGCAATTTCGGCCAGCGAAAAGTATTGATTTGATCCGGTAGGGTATTCAACCTTAAAATCGTTACCATAATAGTTATAAAACATGTATAACGATTGGATGAGCAGGTAATTAATAGGCATCCAAATAGGCCCGCGCCAATTGCTGTTACCGCCAAACATGCCCGTGTCGCTTTCGGCGGGGTTATACCTTACCGGAAAATCGGTGCCGTTAAGCCAATAATCAAACGGCTGCTGCTCATAAACTTTTGATATTGAACGTATTCCATACTCCGATAAAAACTCATTGCTATCAAGCATACGGCGCAGTAAAAGTTTCATACGGTGGCCGCGCAGCAGCGATAGTAAATGCTGCTCGTTGCCATTGGTATCTCTCCAATAACTTACCAACTGTACAAGGTCTGGCCGTTGTTGCATAAACCTATCAAGGTTGTTGCGTAATTTGGGCAGGTTTTTCCAGCGGCTATCGTCAAACACAATTACGGCAAACATGGGTATCAGGCCAACCAGGGTTCGTAAACGCAGCCGGTCATACCCGCCTTCGGGTTTGCGTAGCAGGTCGTAATAAAAACCGTCCTGGTCGTCCCACAAACCCCACGAGTCTTCACCCATATTGGCAATGGAGCCGGCTATGTATAAAAAGTGCTCCATAAATTTAATGGCCATGTTTTCGTAAACGGGGTTAAACATGGCAAGCTCTGCACTAATGTGCAGCATATTAAGGGCATACATGGCCATCCAGCTCGTTCCGTCGGCCTGTTCCAGGCAGCCGCCTCCGGGTACTGGGGCACTGCGGTTAAATACCCCTATATTATCCAGGCCCAAAAAGCCTCCCTCAAAAATATTATTGCCTTCGCTATCTTTTTGGTTTACCCACCAGGTAAAGTTGAGTAGCATTTTATGGAAAACATCCTCCAAAAATTGAATATCAGCCTTGCCTTTTGCCTTTTGGTCTTCCTCAAATACGCGCCAGGTTGCCATGGCGTGTACAGGCGGGTTAACGTCGCCAAAATCCCATTCATAAGCAGGCAATTGTCCGCTTGGGTGAATGTATTTGGCACTTACCAGCAAAGCCAACTGCTGCTTTGCAAAACCAGGATCAATAGGCGCGAGCGACATGCAGTGGAAAGCCAGATCCCAGGCCGCAAACCACGGATATTCCCATTTATCCGGCATTGATATAATATCCCCGGCTATCAGGTGTTTCCATCGGTGGTTTCGTCCATGCCTGCGGTTTTTGGGTGGCACCGGCTGGCCGGGGTCGCCTTCAATCCAGCGGTTCACATCGTATAAAAAAAACTGTTTGCTCCATAGCATACCGGCCCAGGCCTGGCGCTGAACCAGTTTTTCGTCATCGTTATTTATAGCCGCCTGCTTATCGTTATAAAACTCATCAGCTTCGGCTTTTCGTGCCAATAGTGTAGCATCAAAATCGGCAAAGGCATTATTTTGCTGGTTTTTACTGAGGCGTAATTTAAAAGTTATGCTGCTTTGCGCAGGTACGTTTTTTTGATACCAAATAGCTGCTTTGGTGCCTTCGTGCTGCGGGTTTACGGCATTAGTATCGCCGTTTACAACCCGGTTATTTATCCCGTCTTTAACAAAAGCCGAATTATTTGCCGAATTATAGAGCCGTTCGTTATTAGTTTCGTTATCGGTAAATAAAAATTCCGCCTCTCCATCGGCGTAAAAATAATAGTCGCCAAGCACGGCACTTCGCATCATCATACAATTATTGCCATGGTAAAGCATCAAAGGCTTGGCAGTATCATCGCCCAGTCCCCATGTTTTGCGGTACCATAATTGCGGTATTACATGTATAGGGGCATCTTTTACGCCCCGGTTGCAAATGGTATATTGTATAAATAAATCGTCTTCGTTATTTTTGGCGTATTCAATAAACACATCAAAATAACCGTTATCATCAAACAAACCGGTATCAATCAACTCAAATTCCGGGTCGAGTTTACTACGGCGCTGGTTTTCATCAATTAATTGGCTGTACGGGTAAGGCTGTTGTGTGTATTTGTACAGCATTTTCATGTAGCTGTGCGAGGGCGTGTTATCAATGTAATAATAAAGCTCCTTCACGTCTTCGCCATGATTACCCTGTTGGTTGGTTAGGCCAAAAAGGCGTTCCTTCAGTATAGGGTCTTTTTCGTTCCATAGGGCTAACCCCATGCAAAGTAGTTGCTGGTCGTCGCTAATTCCGGCAAGTCCTTCTTCGCCCCAGCGGTACGCCTTGCTGCGTGCCATATCATGGCTTATATAATTCCAGGCATCGCCGTTTTCGCTATAATCTTCGCGCACGGTGCCCCATTGCCGTTCCGATAAATACGGCCCCCATTTAAGCCAGTTTATTTTTTGAGCATAATGGTCGGCAAGGCGGGTTTGTTCGGTTGTCATATATGTTTTTTGGCGGATGTTAAACGAAACTAAGCTAAGGTTAAATATCAATTTTGTATTGCTGCAAATAGCTTTCTAATGTAAGTTTAATGTTATTTTTTGTTGCGTTATTTAATCCGATAATTGTAGTCCTTTTAAAAATGCAATTGCCGTATTTTAAACTTAGGTTAAAATGAATGGTAATGCAATGGGGTTTAATCTGTAAGTCATTTTTAACGTGAAAGCAAAAACCTGGACTAATTAATAGCATTTTTACTGCCCATAGGTATAGTTGAATAGCGAATAACTTATCCGCTTAAGCTTTAAAATCAATCCCAATAAAATAAAAAATGGAACTCTTTATTAAAATGACAATTGCAGCGTGGAACACTCAAAATGCCCGCCTTAATAAATTAGTAAACACCCTTAGCAACGAGCAGTTAGCAACCGAAACGGCACCGGGCCGCAATACAGGCACTTATCTTTTT includes:
- the pucL gene encoding factor-independent urate hydroxylase: MNIKLGKNAYGKNAVNLSKIIRHADYHEFRQISVSVALEGDFETAHTLGDNSKILATDTQKNTVYVLAKEHFTDGIEDFALYLSAYFLNNNPQVTRTNIEIIEHPYQRMAFNGDTHPHAYIGGGSEKHTTSIVQDADGLVITAGIKDLLILKTTDSGFEGYIKEQYTSLKETADRILATQCQATWTYNSTSLNFTQLFGQIRTTLLKTFAFHKSLSVQQTLYAMGEAVLQTYPEVTEISLVMPNKHHIPFNLDQFGMDNKNEIFIATDEPFGYITGTVVRG
- the lysA gene encoding diaminopimelate decarboxylase; translation: MFNTNILTRFNNLETPFYYYDLDLLAQTLQACAYASAQYNFHVHYAMKANFNPKVIDKIQSYGFGADCVSGGEVKAAIEHGFDKGKVVFAGVGKSDKEINEALDREIFCFNVESVQELQIINDLAKAKNKTASVAIRINPNVDAHTHHFITTGLEENKFGVNTWELPAVAEALGQLPNLQFLGIHFHIGSQITDLSVYKNLCVRVNELQQWFEERNLPIKVLNLGGGLGVDYYEPDENPICDFASYFKVFNDFLNVKPGQEVHFELGRALVAQSASLVSRVLYVKNGIKKNFLILDAGMTELIRPMLYQAYHVIENLSGKERVKNQESGIKNDESGKEVLSPESGILSLIKYDVVGPICESTDCFRKDVELPESYRGDIIVVRTAGAYGEVMASGYNLRDRVQSVYSE
- a CDS encoding RluA family pseudouridine synthase, which gives rise to MKIPKFQDLILFENPDIIVVNKPPFISSLDEREGGEINMLRLAKNYSPDAQVCHRLDKETSGALIIAKNPEAYRLVSIQFEKRRVKKIYHAIIEGTHVFEDLQIDLPILNAGKGNVTISRQEGKRAETHFQSLKYFKHYTLVQCRPVTGRMHQIRIHLATQRASIAGDEMYKGKPVFLSAIKRGYRLGKEQEELPIMKRFALHAYEVTFKINEVDEVTIHAPYPKDFETLLKLLEKFDS
- the allB gene encoding allantoinase AllB, with the protein product MSQFAIKSTNIITPEGVVNGLILIEKGLITDVLPADYNTNLRVIDVGDKIVMAGVIDPHIHINEPGRTDWEGFNTATHAAIAGGLTTLVDMPLNSAPVTTSVEAFEQKLAAAKNQLHTNVGFWGGIVPGNSHQIEPLIKKGVLGFKAFLTHSGIDDFPNATEDDLRKAMPIIAKYNLPLLVHCELTDDFKVTDQDPLSYTDYLASRPKYWEDDAVSLMIRLCEEFNCRVHIVHLSSSNSIGQIAEAKKRGLSLTVETGQHYLYFAAEDIKNGQTQFKCAPPIREKDNNDLLWEALKSGVIDFVATDHSPAPPDLKQMQSGDFIKAWGGISSLQFALPVLWTAAKQRNCTVMDVAKWLSENPAKLIGKAGSKGKLAKGYDADLVIWDAEASFKLTEDMIYHKHKVTPYLGETLFGVVEQTYIAGVKVFDKGNIKLNQGQIVLGND
- a CDS encoding aspartate kinase, which codes for MKVLKFGGTSVGSPERMKKLLDIINPAERQIVVLSAVSGTTNSLVEIGQAYLAGDKLKAMQLIAPLKVKYQKFISELFSTPEFLESGKEVIDYHFGLLTNLATDNFTTIEDKIVLAQGELLSTTLYYVYLQEIGVPAVLLPALDFMKIDEDGEPVIDYMTDHITPLLNQHPDNKLFITQGYICRNSFGEIDNLRRGGSDYTASLIGAAIRSEEVQIWTDIDGMHNNDPRIVKGTKPIAQLSFDEAAELAYFGAKILHPQSVFPAQKYKIPVRLLNTMEPNAPGTLISNSSDKGEIKSIAAKDNITAIKIHSSRMLLAYGFLRRVFEVFERYKTPIDMITTSEVAVSVTIDDTTYLGDITRELNIFGTVEVDVNQTIVCVVGDFGAETHGYAARVLESVKHIPLRMISYGGSSYNISILVKTADKVETLRSLHSRLF
- a CDS encoding GH1 family beta-glucosidase is translated as MKADLYNQPVNRAFFGDNFNWGVSTAAPQIEGALAIDGRGTSIWDVFTKKKGKVLNGDTPDIACEFYERYREDIALIKELNIPNFRFSIAWPRILPNGTGEVNPAGIAYYNRIIDFCLELGIEPWVTIYHWDLPHELELKGGWTNREIVNWFSNYVKICANAFGDRVKHWMVMNEPAVFTGAGYFLGIHAPGRTGIKNFLPAVHHAVLCMAAGGKLLRQLLPGAQIGTTFSCSHIEPYSNKPKDVAAAARADVFFNRIFIEAVSSMGYPEDIKVLSRIKQYMLPGDEHLMNFEFDFIGLQNYTREIVKASLFVPYIGARLVKAQHRNVQLTDMKWEVYPPAIYEVIKKFDAYPFVKKIIITENGSAFPDEVKDGRVDDPLRLKYLQNHINQVLRAKNDGCKVAGYFIWTLTDNFEWAEGYHPRFGIIHIDFKTQKRTIKNSGLWYGKFLAP
- a CDS encoding M20 family metallo-hydrolase, which encodes MTNYTSRAEKILLRINQLAAISEDEDGITRTFGTDKFMFGVALVAQWMMEARLPGRVDNIGNVRAFLKSDNPDAKTFVIASHIDTVVNAGKFDGPLGVLVGLDIVEHLIASKTKLPFNIELIAFSDEEGVRYHTTYLGSKVVAGSFDDGLLSKTDKGGITLNSVIELIGGKAQLLPGDAIEPQNWLGYFEIHIEQGPVLYENNIPVAIVTAIAGQKRVEITFTGMAGHAGTVPMDMRADALCAAADFVLALEKFALENKNSLVATVGKLDVVNSASNVIPGKVICSLDLRSADERQLIIAYQTVKDLCQLIADKRKITLNWNLIQETQPVTCDEGLSKLLEKAISASNIETVKLVSGAGHDAVPISQVSPVSMLFVRCYKGISHNPLENAELKDIAAAIEVSDKFLEELIKSK